The Saprospiraceae bacterium genome includes a window with the following:
- a CDS encoding DUF697 domain-containing protein, which produces MSENNKSNRVVSADAVIRNHMIWSMGAGFIPVPIADLFAVSAIQLDMIRQMCKIYDIDFKQTEGKAVITALTGSGLARLGARAIKFIPGVGSILGGITMSVLSGASTYALGEVFKKHFETGGTFLDFDPARLKNYYNEKFEKGKDLAAELQKKQENQQKASDAGALMDKLKDLAQMKKDGLISDEEFEKMKQKLMDS; this is translated from the coding sequence ATGTCAGAAAATAATAAAAGTAACCGAGTGGTAAGTGCTGATGCTGTCATTCGAAATCACATGATATGGTCGATGGGTGCAGGATTTATCCCGGTGCCTATTGCAGATCTTTTTGCCGTAAGTGCGATCCAGTTGGATATGATCCGACAAATGTGTAAAATTTATGATATTGACTTCAAACAGACAGAGGGGAAAGCAGTTATAACGGCTTTGACAGGATCCGGTCTCGCAAGACTCGGGGCAAGAGCTATCAAGTTTATCCCGGGGGTGGGATCTATTTTAGGTGGTATAACGATGTCTGTACTTTCAGGAGCGTCCACTTATGCATTGGGGGAAGTATTTAAAAAACATTTTGAAACAGGTGGTACCTTTTTAGATTTTGACCCTGCAAGGTTGAAGAATTATTACAACGAAAAATTTGAGAAAGGCAAGGATCTCGCTGCTGAACTTCAGAAAAAACAGGAAAACCAACAAAAAGCATCAGATGCCGGTGCATTAATGGACAAGCTTAAGGATCTTGCTCAAATGAAGAAGGATGGATTGATTTCAGATGAAGAATTTGAGAAAATGAAACAGAAGTTAATGGATTCATAA